ACTGACGCCGCGAGGTCAGAGGCGCACAGCTCGACATGGTGAAGTTGTCCGGTGTGTTCGAAATTGGAACGATCGTGGTTCATTTACACTGCGTCGTAGATTGCGTCCACTCCTCGGAGGGTAACGGATACGCTACTTCCCACAGGTGGCCATCAGAATCTTAAACGTTCTGGAGTATCCGCCCAAACGTCCTGTGCTGATTTTACGATGCGACCACCGGCTGCTTTGGCTTGCACGAGTAGCTCTCGTGGAGAGATAGCAAGCCACGTTCCATCCAAGGGAAAAAAGCGATATCGCTGTCGTCCTCTCGGTCGCGTAGTGGGAAGCCGAGATCATCTCGGAAGGAAATTTGATTCATCGATGTCCGAGACACCGAGTGTAACAACTGAGAGCTGTGGATCCAGCCGACGAGTATATATTGAATGATGGTGAAGGTGTCTGTTCTCTCCTCTCTTGGTAGTCGGATACTATGTCGTTGAGGATGTTTGCCATCGTCAAACGATTACGTCTGTATTTGCATCGGTTGCGGCAATACCTGTCTGATATCTATGTATAAGGATAACAACCCTACATTGGAGTATTCGTATTGTTTTGTGGGGGTTATAGCGAAGATTTACAATCTCCTTCCCCCCAGAGCCGGTATATGAGTACGAATGCGGAAAACCAGCCCGTGGAAACGTTCCTCACCAACCCGGATTTTCGTGACAGATTGCGCGAACTCCCCCCAAGTGCGAAGCTAGTGGCCAAGGTACTCGACGATGAGTCGCCTCTCTCACAAGGACAGCTCGCTCAAGAATCACTGCTTCCCGACCGTACCGTTCGATACGCACTAAATCGACTCGAAGAAGCTGATCTCGTCAATTCCCGTTACAGCTTCCACGACGCGCGAAAACAGGTATACTTCCTCATTAAGTAGTTCTTCGAACGCGTGTGGATATGCTACGTGACGATTCGTGACGAACTCGTGTTCTCTCTGAGTGGCCCGGCTTCGAGAGATTCATGGGACTCACGATACTGTAGCTGTTTTTTAGATTCGCCGTCTGAGTGACTAGCATGAACGTGTCCCGAGTCTCCGTTCAAACTAACACACCAAGCGGGACGACAAACACCTATCTCCTTGGTAGCGATAGCGCTCTTCTTATCGACCCAGCGGCACGAAACGATGCGCTCGATGCTGCTATCGCCGCACACAGCGTCGATCATATTGCCGTCACGCATCATCATCCGGATCACATCGGTGCTGTCCACGAGTACGCTATCGAGACTGGTGCCACGGTGTGGGCAAAGCATGGGCGTGAGCGATCATTCAAATCAGCAACCGGTATCGCTCCAGACAGAACATTTCGCGGCGGAACTGCTATCGAAATTGGAAGCGAGCGAATCCACGTGCTCGAAATACCTGGTCACACGCCCGAACACGTCGGATTCGTAGGGAATGATGGGGAACAAACACGACTCCTCGTTGGTGACCTCGCGGTGGCGACCGGGAGTGTTGCCGTCGGTGCACCGGAGGGCGATATGCGCGCGTATCTCGGCTCGCTCCGTCGCGTCCACGCCCGTGCACCAGACGTACTCGACCCCGGCCACGGTCCAGTTATCACTACTCCGAGAACAACGATTCGTGAACTCATCGACCGTCGACTCGACCGCGAACAGCACGTTCTCACAGCCGTCGAATTGGGAGCCTCGACCGTTTCGGAAATCACCGATGCAGCCTATGAGAAAGATATCTCCTCTGTTCGCTCGCTCGCTGAGGCAACAGTGAATGCGCATATCAAAAAGCTCGCCGTCGAACAGAAGGTGAAGTGGGACGGAACGCACGCATCGTTCGACCGTCCTCGAGAAGATGATCTTTTCTCGATCGAGGAGAAGACTCGATATGGACGGTGAAGAGTTCGATGGCGTTGGCTCCGACCCCACGTCCGGCGCTTCGTCCGAACCGGAATCTGACCTCGAACGCGAGCACGAACGCGCGCTCGCACTCGATATCGAACGCCTCGCGGACGCCATCGAATCCATCGGTTTTGAGTGTACCCGTTGCGGTGCGTGTTGTACCAGTCACGGGGATGAACGAGACCAAGAACACACCGCGACCGTCTTTCCAGATGAGGTACGCACACTACAGGACTCGGAGGACGAGTGGCGCGATGTTGCCCGTCCGATTCCGTACGGCCTCAGCGAAGGACCAGACGGTCTGGAAGGTGAAACGTTCGAGTGGGCACTCCAGACGGATTCTTGTGGTGACTGTGCGTTCTATACGGAAACTGACGGGACAGGCGAGTGTACGGCACACGAGAACCGGCCGCTCATCTGCCAGACGTATCCCTTTAGCGTCGCGCTTTCGGGAACGAGCCAGCCGATGGGTGAAGTCGTTGACAGACGCTCGGTTAGCAGCCGAGCGAAGCTCGGCGACAGAGACGGATCCAGTCCTTCAAGCAGCCAAACTGTGTCCGGTGACAGTGAGGAGGTTCGTGCTCACGAGTGTGAGGGGCTCGGTCGGGAAATCAGTCGAGCAGACGCACGCTCGCTTGCAACCGCGCTGAAAGAACGCGCTGTTCGGGAACTCGAAGAAGCCATCGCCGTTCGTGATGCGTACGAGCCAACCCGTCCCGCTAGCGGCGAAATCGTCGTCCACGATTCGGAAGGCGCGAAACATCCAGACGGTACACGACGCTGAGCGAACTGCGATTCCCGTATTGGTGTAAATTCTTCGATGCCACGGCTTGCCGGCAGCTACTTTCGAATTCCTCGGCTCCGGTACGAAATCGGTCCAAGTGTGAGATACGCTAGTGCGACGACGAGTAACACGCGCGCCAGCCACTGGCCGGATGATCCCCACGCGATGACGACGGTCTGTACGGTCCCCACTCCGAGCGCATCGCGTGCGCACAAACCGGGGTAGGGTATTTGAGCGAGCATTAGATACGTTAGCGCGGCGGCCTCAACCAGCAGCAGGGTCGCACTGTCGAAGCCAGCGAGATACGTCAGAGTGAGAACCGTCGCCGCGAGCGTGTTCGGAACTCCCGGACGAAATTCATCTGACTCATACACCATGTACATCGTCGTGCGAAGAAGCGCCGCTACCACGAACGCCGTCGTGATCGCTATGGTAAGCACAACCCGTTCGGTCGGATCTGGTATCGAACTCCATCCCCACTCCGTGCGCGCAACGGTGTAAACAAACAGGCCTGGCGCGACACCGAATGAGACGATATCTGCGAGCGAATCGAGCAGTTCACCGATTTCCGAACTGGTACTTATCCGAGCCAGCACGCCGTCTAACCCATCGGCGATCACCCCGAGAAGAATGAGCCGCGCTGCCAAGCCTAACTCTCCTCCCGACCCTGTCTCTACAGATATCACGACGATTGCGAGAAATCCAAACATGACGTTCGCTATCGTCACTATGTCGGGAAGTTCGAGCCGCCTAACTGGATGCTGGCGCACGTTTGTGCCCGCGAGACAGTCGACAATATACCTTCCGTTGCTTCCTATGAAAGTGATACCCAATCAATCCAGGTTCGTTCCATCTCAGAAAAACGATCGATGTCGTTCTGAGGCGATACATTCTTTACCCCGTGCCCGTGACATCGCGTTCAGAGGTCTATCATGGAAATCTCAGAAAAGCTCCTGTGTCTGTTTAGTGCTGAGGTGTCCGCTAGTGGGGACACCTACACCGTCGAAATCCCGCGGCGCGAGATCGAAACTGGATCTATCGACCCCGGTGAAACCTACCGTGTCGCACTCATCTCGGCCAGTGATGACTCCCCTTCGCCTTCAACTTCCACTCCTGATCAGGTCACGGGACAACCACAACCACCGGTCGAAGGCGGAGAAATCCGGTACGTCGAAATAGAAGATCTCGGAAAGCAGGGCGATGGTATCGCTCGTGTCGAACGCGGCTACGTCATCATCGTTCCAGATTCAGAGGTCGGCGAGCGCGTCAAGGTCGAAATCACTGAAGTGAAATCCAATTTTGCTGTTGGAGAGATCATCGAGTAAGTAATCTCTCCTTACTTCCCTCCTCCGTCGCGGATCGAATCACTTTGAGAGAATGTTCAGAAACATCTCTTATTATCTTATCCTACTAAATTGACCGCCAGTTCTTCGGTACTCGGGGAGATAATCGGTCTTGTGTCGATATAAAGCAACCGACATTTCTTCGGTAATCTCGTGTTACCCGCGTGTACCAACCCCCCGGCCATAGCTCCTTCTATACGACGGTAGAGGTGGAGAAATCGCATGAGGGAAGCGTGTTACCCCACTGTACCAAACCCACTATATGCCGTTCGGCCATGATTTTGCTTATGAGTGTCAGCGCCTCATCGGCAACGGAACTGACGGAGAAGCAACAACAAATCCTTCGATATCTCCGCGAGAACGCAGCGACGAAGACGTACTTCAAATCACGCCTCATCGGAGAGGAACTCGATTTGAGCGCGAAGGAAGTAGGCGCAAACATGCGTACGATTCAGGAAGCAGCGTTTGATCTCACGATCGAGAAGTGGGGATACTCATCCGGAACAACGTGGAAGGTCACGACCTAATCTTGAAGTTGCTCTCGATCAATGAGAACGTTCTACTGGTCACTCTAAGGATGGGTTACTGTGGGTCGTACCGGACCAGTGAATCGGCATCAGCAGCGAGTGCAATTGCGTCTGGCCCGAATGAATCGGCATAGCGCACAAGGAGGGTGAGTACAGTCTCAGGGCGCTCGACCGTATAGCCGTTGTTGCGAGATAACAATGCAGCCTCTTCAAGTTCCTTTGCGTATTTGCTTACTGTTGGCCGCGAGACACCAAGGGTCTGGGCGAGATCGCTTGCACTCGTCTCTGGCTCCCGAAGAAGCGTGATAAACATCCCCCGTGCAGTCTCACGGCGAAGATAGCCGAGGGCTGTTTTCTCAAAGTCACTGAACCGGCGCGCTTGAACGTACCGCCGGTACTCGCCGTCACGGAAGCTTTCAATTGCTTTCGATTCGACGAGTCTGCGGAGATGATGTTGTGTCTCGCCAGTCCCCAGCGATAGATCATCACGAACCTTCGAAAAGTGTGCACCAGGTGTCGTCGAGAGATACCCCACGATGGCATCGCGCGCGTTGCTTGAGGACCCGCTATCAACAAGCCGCGAGAGCGGACCCGCGGCTCCAAGTGCCGCAAACCGCCGAAGCGTCGCCCGCTTCTCCGTGTCAACTGTCTCTCCCGACTCACCAGTCATTACTTATCCGTAAGAACGCGGTGTGTAAAATATCTTTGTCGGTTCGTGATGCGTGATCGACTCACTCGGTTTCCGTTTCGGGTTCGGATTCCGGTTCTGGTTCTGGTTCTGGTTCTGTCTGCCGATTATTCGATTCGGCTTCCGTATTTTCGGTGGTATTGGTGCCTGTCTGTCCTCCACCATTGTCCATTTCTATTTCGGCATCCATCTCTTCGATCACTTCATCTGGATCTTTGATATCGATGGCATCCTGCCCTTCTTTGATTGCTTGTGCCTCCTGTTCCATCTCTTCGACGTCCATTTCTGCTGCGTTGTCGATTTGGCCGATGATCTGTTCGATGTCATCGATACCGATCAGTTCGCGGGTCTCCGCGTCGAAGTCGAGACTGTCGAGTGCTTGGCTGTCTGTCGCCTGGACATCGCTGCCAGTGAGGTGCTTGCCGTAGCGCCCGAGGAGTGACGTGAGTTCCTGTGGGAGCACGTACGTGGTGGAGTCGCTCTGGCCGATCTCTGCGAGTGTTTCCATGCCTTTGTCGATGACAGCCCGTTCGCCCATCGATTGTGCCGACTTCGCTCGCAGCACTGTCGACACAGCGTCACCCTGTGCTTCCAAGATCTGTGCTTGCTTTTCACCCTGCGCGCGAATGATGTTCGACTGCTTGTCACCTTCTGCCGTCTCGACAGCACTGCGGCGTTCACCCTGCGCTTCGAGGATCATCGCGCGACGGCGGCGCTCTGCGGATGTCTGTTGCTCCATGGCCTGCTGGACGTCTTGGCTCGGGTTCACTTCACGAACCTCAACGCTTTCGACGCGGACACCCCACTCGTCGGTCGGCTCGTCGAGTTCCTTGCGGATGCGTGCGTTGATCTCCTGTCGCTTGTTCAGCGTGTCGTCGAGATCCATATCACCGAGCACAGCCCGAAGTGTTGTTTGGGCGAGATTCGACACTGCTCGCTTGTAATCATCGACTTCGAGAAACGCCTTCCTCGCATTCATTACCTTGATGTAGACGACCGCATCCGCCGTCACGGGGGAATTGTCCCGCGTGATCGCTTCCTGACGGGGGACATCGAGCGTTTGTGTCCGCATGTCGAACGGGTATGTTGCCGAGACGAACGGTGGGACGAAGTTGATGCCAGGTTCGAGCAGCTTCCGGTACTCGCCGAACACCGTGAGTGCACGCTTTTCAGTCGCTTGAACGATCTCGACGGCTTGAGAGACCGCGAAGATAAGAATAAGCAGTACGACGAGACCGATTATCGACGCGATACCTACTTGCAACGGGAGGGCTAGCATACCATGACGTTGGCATACTGGTACTAAAAGCGTTTTTATCAGGAATAGTAGCTTTAAACTGCAACATTCCTCCATGTGTTTCGACCGCTGTCTTACCGATTCCAGTAACTAATAGCACGTTGCTCGGTGCTGTTGTTATGCTGTATCTGGCTCTCGTTCCTCGTTTCGGTATTCTTTGGCGAGTTCCCGATCGATGTCGTCTTCGATCGCTGAGAGTGCTTCGACAGTAATGACGTTCCCGCCACCGGGATCGAGGACCATAATCTCTTCACCAGCTGGAATTTCACCATCGAGCGTCCGGGCCTGATAGTAAGGGTTGAACCCACCGTCTTCGAGTTTCACTTCGCCTCCCGACCGCGAGACGTCCTCCGTCACGTGTCCTGTCTTTCCCCGAAGTGCATCCGAATCACTGGTCCGACCGCTCCCTTTTCCACCATAAATATCAAATTCTCTATATGTGTAGAGAGATAGTCCGCCCGCGATGAGGACGGTGAGCGCCATTCCGATCAATGTCGGGAACAGGGTAAGACCCAGACCGCTCAGTGCGATTCCGACGGCGCCAGCAATCAGTAGTGCGATGCCGATGACGATGAAGTGAGCTCCTGGAGCGAGGGCTTCGGCGATCATGAGCCCTGCTCCAGCGAGCAACAGTAGGACCGGTATCGGGAGCGTCAACCAATCGGCAATTTGGAGGACGATTGTATCCATGCGTGATGATTGGCCGTTCGATATGTTAACCCTTCGGGGGTGATGGTGCCGTGGTATTTTTTCGTTGCTCGCTGCTGGTGTTCTGTTCTCACGACGTGGGTTTGTCTCTCCTTCGTGACCGGTTACTGACAATGGCTGATCTGAAAAGCATCAGAGACGACCCGCTTGCTGTGATCTAGTCTCAACTTCACAGACCGTCACACCACCGCAGTATTCGAGCGACTGGTGACGAACATCGTGGTTTCGAGAGTGACAGTCACCAGATCCCGCAACTCTACGCTGTGACACAGAGAGCAGTCACAGCACGCCAAGGAGCAATAACAGGACCGTAACCGTCACTATCGCTCCGAGCGCAACGAACGCCGCGTTTTCGGCAGACGGTGATCCCGGTTCCGGGTCCGCAGATCGAAGCCTTGCGATCTCGTCGTTGTACCCACCATTGGCTTCTACTTCGTCCTCGTTTTCGGTTCCGACATCATCGATGTCAAACCGCCACTCCCGTTCGTCGTCCATGCTTTTCATAGGCACTGTACGCATAAGTCGCTACCGAACAGATAGCAACATGCCACTTTGTTTCCCGCCGAACTGTCCGTAGCGCGTTCGATCGTCGCGTGCTCAGTGCGCTATTCAATCGATCTTTGAATGGCGTTTTCTCGGAACGAAGCTGATTGATGGATCACTCACTTCGACACAGCTCGTGGGTCTTGTTCACGTGATCTTCGTTCCAAGTGGTGCGTCGCCGTGGGTTGTGAGGAGATCTGCCTCCTCGCCGGCGGCGAGTACCATTCCATTGCTTTCGACGCCGAACAGCTCTGCTTTCTCCAAATTCGCAACGAGGACGACACGCGTTCCGGGGAGGTCGTCCACGTCGTGTAGCTGTCGCAGTCCAGCAACGACCTGACGTGTTTCGAGACCGATATCAACAGCGAGCTTTACGAGCTTGTCTGCCCCCTCGATCGGCTCGGCGGATTGAATACGGCCGACCCGTAGATCGAGTGCCTGAAACTCCTCGAAGCCAATTCGTTCCTCAGAAAGCGGTTCGAGATCGACATCATCGTCAGTCTCTGAACCGTCATCGGTGGGTGTTTCCGTCATTTCTTCGTGCTCGATTCGTTCGTCAAGACGCTCGTTCAGTGCTTCGATCCTGTCGTCTTCGATTTTCTCGAACAGTTCGGTCGGCTCGTCGAACCGTGCGGCTGGCGCTTCGAGCGCGTCGTCGAGCGTCGTGTTGTGAACTGATCCATCCTCGTTCAGTTGCGAGTAGAGCCGCGCTGCCGTAGCTGGGGCGGTCGGTTCGATGAGGACGGCAATTGCTTTCACCAGTTGGACGCAGTCCCGAATGACCTGAGCGGCTCGTTCTGGATCCTCATCTGTAAGCTTCCACGGCTCATTTCGTTGGATGTACTCGTTGCCAAAGCTCGCCACGTCAACCGCGGCCTGCGTGGCGTTTCGGATGGAGTACTCGTTGATGCTGGTCCGGAATGTCTCGATCGCGTCCTCGATCTGTTCGCGGACCTCATCGGAGACAGACACGTCTGGCGTCCCCTCGTAATTTCGGTACGCAAACAGCAGCGAGCGATAGACGAAGTTGCCGACGTTGCCGACGAGCTCGCCATTGACTCGTTGTTGGAAGCGTTCCCAAGCGAAATCGATGTCGTCCTGAATGCCACCGACAGTCGTCAGGTAGTATCGCAGCAGATCGGGATCGAATCCCTCGTCGAGATACTCGTGGGCCCAGATAGCGCGGTTGCGACTGGTCGAGAACGCATCTCCATCGAGGCTCATGAATCCGTGAGCGACGATCGCTCGCGGTTCGTTGTACTCAGCGACGTGGAGCATCGCTGGCCAGAAGACTGTGTGATGCTGGATAATGTCTCGCCCGATGATGTGGATGATCTCTCCATCTTGCTTCCACGGATCTTTCCAGTCGTAGACATCGCTTCCAACGCGCTCTGTGTACTGTTTGGTCGAGGCGATGTACTCGATCGGTGCATCCACCCAGACGTACAGGACGAGATCCTCTTCGCTGTTCGCGTCTGGATCTGTGTCCGGGTAGTCGATCCCCCACTCCATATCGCGGGTAATACACCAGTCTAGTAGCTCCCCTTCGATCCATTCACGGGGCTGGTTGCGGGCGTTGCTGGTCCCTTCAAGACGGTCGATGAACGACTGAAGGTACGACTGGAGATCCGACAGTCGGAAGAATTTGTGCGTCCGCTCGCGGTATTCCGCCGGATTTCCTGTGAATGCACTATACGGGTCCTCGATCTCGCCGGGTTCGAGGTGGCGCTGGCACCCCTCATCACACTCGTCACCGCGTGCTTCGGCACCACAGTAGGGGCAGGTGCCGCGGACGAAGCGATCGGGGAGCGGCTGCTCTTCTTCGGGGTCCCACGCAACGAGCACCTCGTCTTCGTAGATGTAGCCCTCGTCTTCGAGCGTCTGGACAATCTCTTTGGTTAGTTCGGTGTTCGTCTCGTCGTGGGTGTGCCCGTAGTTGTCGAACTCGATGTTAAAGCGTGGAAACGTCTCCTCGTACTGCTCGTGTCGTCCGAGCGCCAGCTCCTCAGGCTCGACTCCCTGCTGGAGTGCTTGGACCGCGACCGGCGTTCCGTGCATATCGGTTCCACAGACGTAGGCAGTCTGTTGACCGAGCGTTCGCAGGGCACGCGTGAACACGTCGGCACCGACGTAGCCCCGCAGATGACCAATGTGCAAATCCCCCGTGGCGTACGGTAGTCCACAGGTCACTACCGCTGGCCGATTAGTTGGAAAGGTTTCGTGGCTCATACGTGATGCTGCCTCCCAGCGGGTGTAAAACCGCCGATTGTTCGCTTTTGACTCCTTCGTTCGTGTTCGTGTCTATGTTCGTGTTCGTGTCCGTGTTCATGTTCGTCGATGTGATTGTAGCGGTTGTCTTCGCTGTGCTCGTCGTTCGTTCACGTTCCGTGTCGAATTCTCACACCGAGCGAGATCGTAATACGATCCACACAAACCGTATGACCGGCATCTCGGGGAGATCCACCGACACAACAGCAGCTACAGACGCATAGAACAGACCACAAGCGACCGCGCTGTAACCGTCACGTCAAGCTATCCGTTACGATCGAGTAAAAACCCTCGGACGCGTGTTATTGTTGCTCGCTGCCGGTGGTTCGGTACTACCAATTCTACGCGCGTGAAGAGTGTGTGATTTGAAACGGCGTTCAAAAGAACAGGAAGACGATCTCGATGCCAGCGAGCCAGACGATCAATCGTCCCACGCTCCCGATGAACGTCGCCACCGCGAACTTCGCGTAATCTTCTTCGAGCACGGTGAAGGCGTAGATCGAGAGTGTGTCCGGAAACCCCGGGATACAGAGCGCGAGTGCGAGCCCGATATACCCGTACTGTTGGGCGATAGCGACTGTCTTCCGCTGTGAGATTCCGACGACATCGATGCCAGTGCGGTTTAGTGCACGCATCACTGGTCCTGCCTTCTTGGCTTCATTACCGATCCGGAGCGCAAGCACGCTTCCGATCGATTTTCCGACACCGCTCACAACGACGATAAGGGCC
The nucleotide sequence above comes from Halocatena marina. Encoded proteins:
- a CDS encoding YqaA family protein, yielding MGLERMVEQATGPIGLLIIFVYSFLIAIILPLPSEVVLAAPLDLGLPKWMTMALIVVVSGVGKSIGSVLALRIGNEAKKAGPVMRALNRTGIDVVGISQRKTVAIAQQYGYIGLALALCIPGFPDTLSIYAFTVLEEDYAKFAVATFIGSVGRLIVWLAGIEIVFLFF
- a CDS encoding TRAM domain-containing protein, with product MEISEKLLCLFSAEVSASGDTYTVEIPRREIETGSIDPGETYRVALISASDDSPSPSTSTPDQVTGQPQPPVEGGEIRYVEIEDLGKQGDGIARVERGYVIIVPDSEVGERVKVEITEVKSNFAVGEIIE
- a CDS encoding winged helix-turn-helix transcriptional regulator, whose product is MTGESGETVDTEKRATLRRFAALGAAGPLSRLVDSGSSSNARDAIVGYLSTTPGAHFSKVRDDLSLGTGETQHHLRRLVESKAIESFRDGEYRRYVQARRFSDFEKTALGYLRRETARGMFITLLREPETSASDLAQTLGVSRPTVSKYAKELEEAALLSRNNGYTVERPETVLTLLVRYADSFGPDAIALAADADSLVRYDPQ
- a CDS encoding NfeD family protein — encoded protein: MDTIVLQIADWLTLPIPVLLLLAGAGLMIAEALAPGAHFIVIGIALLIAGAVGIALSGLGLTLFPTLIGMALTVLIAGGLSLYTYREFDIYGGKGSGRTSDSDALRGKTGHVTEDVSRSGGEVKLEDGGFNPYYQARTLDGEIPAGEEIMVLDPGGGNVITVEALSAIEDDIDRELAKEYRNEEREPDTA
- a CDS encoding SPFH domain-containing protein, translating into MLALPLQVGIASIIGLVVLLILIFAVSQAVEIVQATEKRALTVFGEYRKLLEPGINFVPPFVSATYPFDMRTQTLDVPRQEAITRDNSPVTADAVVYIKVMNARKAFLEVDDYKRAVSNLAQTTLRAVLGDMDLDDTLNKRQEINARIRKELDEPTDEWGVRVESVEVREVNPSQDVQQAMEQQTSAERRRRAMILEAQGERRSAVETAEGDKQSNIIRAQGEKQAQILEAQGDAVSTVLRAKSAQSMGERAVIDKGMETLAEIGQSDSTTYVLPQELTSLLGRYGKHLTGSDVQATDSQALDSLDFDAETRELIGIDDIEQIIGQIDNAAEMDVEEMEQEAQAIKEGQDAIDIKDPDEVIEEMDAEIEMDNGGGQTGTNTTENTEAESNNRQTEPEPEPEPESEPETETE
- a CDS encoding MBL fold metallo-hydrolase, whose translation is MNVSRVSVQTNTPSGTTNTYLLGSDSALLIDPAARNDALDAAIAAHSVDHIAVTHHHPDHIGAVHEYAIETGATVWAKHGRERSFKSATGIAPDRTFRGGTAIEIGSERIHVLEIPGHTPEHVGFVGNDGEQTRLLVGDLAVATGSVAVGAPEGDMRAYLGSLRRVHARAPDVLDPGHGPVITTPRTTIRELIDRRLDREQHVLTAVELGASTVSEITDAAYEKDISSVRSLAEATVNAHIKKLAVEQKVKWDGTHASFDRPREDDLFSIEEKTRYGR
- a CDS encoding helix-turn-helix domain-containing protein, giving the protein MSTNAENQPVETFLTNPDFRDRLRELPPSAKLVAKVLDDESPLSQGQLAQESLLPDRTVRYALNRLEEADLVNSRYSFHDARKQVYFLIK
- a CDS encoding protein sorting system archaetidylserine synthase (This PssA-like phosphatidyltransferase, along with a PssD-like decarboxylase, is required in Haloarchaea for the archaeosortase ArtA to replace the PGF-CTERM sorting signal with a C-terminal lipid anchor.), with product MRQHPVRRLELPDIVTIANVMFGFLAIVVISVETGSGGELGLAARLILLGVIADGLDGVLARISTSSEIGELLDSLADIVSFGVAPGLFVYTVARTEWGWSSIPDPTERVVLTIAITTAFVVAALLRTTMYMVYESDEFRPGVPNTLAATVLTLTYLAGFDSATLLLVEAAALTYLMLAQIPYPGLCARDALGVGTVQTVVIAWGSSGQWLARVLLVVALAYLTLGPISYRSRGIRK
- a CDS encoding YkgJ family cysteine cluster protein, which translates into the protein MDGEEFDGVGSDPTSGASSEPESDLEREHERALALDIERLADAIESIGFECTRCGACCTSHGDERDQEHTATVFPDEVRTLQDSEDEWRDVARPIPYGLSEGPDGLEGETFEWALQTDSCGDCAFYTETDGTGECTAHENRPLICQTYPFSVALSGTSQPMGEVVDRRSVSSRAKLGDRDGSSPSSSQTVSGDSEEVRAHECEGLGREISRADARSLATALKERAVRELEEAIAVRDAYEPTRPASGEIVVHDSEGAKHPDGTRR
- the metG gene encoding methionine--tRNA ligase, which gives rise to MSHETFPTNRPAVVTCGLPYATGDLHIGHLRGYVGADVFTRALRTLGQQTAYVCGTDMHGTPVAVQALQQGVEPEELALGRHEQYEETFPRFNIEFDNYGHTHDETNTELTKEIVQTLEDEGYIYEDEVLVAWDPEEEQPLPDRFVRGTCPYCGAEARGDECDEGCQRHLEPGEIEDPYSAFTGNPAEYRERTHKFFRLSDLQSYLQSFIDRLEGTSNARNQPREWIEGELLDWCITRDMEWGIDYPDTDPDANSEEDLVLYVWVDAPIEYIASTKQYTERVGSDVYDWKDPWKQDGEIIHIIGRDIIQHHTVFWPAMLHVAEYNEPRAIVAHGFMSLDGDAFSTSRNRAIWAHEYLDEGFDPDLLRYYLTTVGGIQDDIDFAWERFQQRVNGELVGNVGNFVYRSLLFAYRNYEGTPDVSVSDEVREQIEDAIETFRTSINEYSIRNATQAAVDVASFGNEYIQRNEPWKLTDEDPERAAQVIRDCVQLVKAIAVLIEPTAPATAARLYSQLNEDGSVHNTTLDDALEAPAARFDEPTELFEKIEDDRIEALNERLDERIEHEEMTETPTDDGSETDDDVDLEPLSEERIGFEEFQALDLRVGRIQSAEPIEGADKLVKLAVDIGLETRQVVAGLRQLHDVDDLPGTRVVLVANLEKAELFGVESNGMVLAAGEEADLLTTHGDAPLGTKIT